The DNA segment AAATCGGAAAAAGGACGTGATGAATGGATTGTAGCAAGTGAATCTTTAGTTCTCGAAAATAGTGGTTATCAAATTGTCAGAGATGTAAATCCTGGCGAGGCAATATTTATTGATAATGATGCAAATTTATATCAGCGTCAATGTTCAAAAAATTCGAAGCTTATTCCTTGCGCTTTTGAATATGTCTATTTAGCTAGACCTGATTCTGTAATGAACGGAATATCTGTTTATGGATCACGTTTACGCATGGGGGATTTACTCGCAAAAACTATTATTCAATCGCTTCCAAAGGGAGATATTGATGTTGTGATGCCAATCCCTGACTCAGCCAGACCTTCTGCAATGCAGGTAGCAAAAAAACTTGGAATTGAATATCGAGAGGGTTTTTATAAAAATCGTTATGTTGGTCGAACTTTTATTATGCCAGGTCAAGCTGAAAGAAAAAAATCTGTACGTCAAAAATTGAATGTCTTAGGAACTGAATTCCTTGGTAAAAATGTTCTTATCGTTGATGATTCTATTGTTCGAGGTACGACATCGAAGGAAATTGTTCAAATGGCTCGTCTTGCGGGCGCCAATAAGGTAACATTTACATCTGCTGCACCGCCTGTTCGATATCCTAATGTTTACGGAATTAATATGCCTACTAGAACTGAACTGTTAGCCCACGGACGTACGGTTGATGAAATTGCCGATCTTCTCGCGGCTGATCATGTCGTTTATCAAACAAGAGAGGATTTAAAGAAGTCAATCATTAAAGATTCTGATATCAAGGATCTTGAAATGTCGTGTTTTGACGGTAGGTATATTAGTGGTGATATTGATGAAGATTATTTTATTTGGTTAGAAAAACACTGTAACTCTTAAGGTTTGAATTATAAGCATTAGCCGGCATTATTTTATATCGATTCAATTGTATTTAAAAGGTTGATAATTTTTTCATTTTTATGAAGTTTTAGTTGGTCGCTAAAATAGTTTCCTGGTTTTGACTCAGTCAGCGACATAGAATTGATTCGACCGTGACGCTGCTCACTACTCACCACATTAACTAAGTTACCTGCTTCAGCAATTCCGACCACTCGATCTTTATCGTCATTCAGTAATACAGCAATTGATCCAAGATCTCCCCGTTGAGACAGGCGCTGGGGGCTGAGAGTAATGCGACTGATCCTTCCTTCTCTACTGATTACTACAAACGTTGATTCTATTAATATCAGTGCGCCTACTAAATGTTCATCGGGTAGCAGTCGCATTGTCATTGGACCCTGTGCTAGGCGACCCATCAGTGGAAGTGTGGCTTCGTTAATTGGCAAACGTAGAGCTCGACCGATGTCGCTAATGAGTAACAGGTCCTGATGTTCATGACAGATCATTGCACTTTTCAGCTGAACACCATCTTTCAGTTTCACCACGCTGGTCGCACGTCCAGAAAGATCCAGGACCTCCGTGAGTGGTAACCGTTTGAATCGACCATCACTGCTTAACAATCCCAGACTAAGACCACTGCTGTCTTGATTTGGCAAAGGAGTGATTGCCACCACCGAATCTCTTTCTAAACCGCTGGGAAGGAATCGTTTAAGTGCCCCCGGTTGCTGACCGGCAAATTCCCAGCGCACCAAAGCAACGCGGCCATTGGCACTGATGGCCAAGAGTCGCGGAGAAGGTTCTATAGGAAGGATAATCCGAGCCGGTGAAGGTGCGTTGCCTACCGGGCAAGGATCACTGAGGCGAAGACGGCCGAGCACTTGCGGTGTTACGATTCTCACCTGCCCGTCTGCTTGAATCAAAAGGCGACCATCGCCGGGTAAGGCAGCCAAAGCCTGTTGCCGCAATGCTTCTGTGTTAGGACGTTGGTTGGCTGCCTGTTCTGCCATCAATGCATCACCTCCCTCAATTAGGCGAGTGCGACGTGGTGTAGTAAAGCGTTTTTGAAGCGTTCTCAGTTCCCTGACCATGGTGTCAAGTAACTGATCGCGGTTCTCGAGCAGCAGTTTGAAATGCTCTTGTTTTCCCCTGAGGCTATTGAGCTCTTTGCGTAAGTCTTCCCGTTCTAGCCCCGTCAACCGCCGGAGCGGCATTGCCAGGACAGCATCTGCTTGACTTTCGGTCAGTTCTAAGCGAACCATCAAATTTGCCCGAGCTGAGTTGGCATCATTGACTTCCTGAATCATTGCGACTACGGCTTGAAGGTTGTTCAGAGCCGTGATCAAACCATCAACTATCTTTAAACGACTCTCCGTTTTGCTTAGAAAGTGGCTGGTGCGCCGAATCAGGGTGAGTTCCCTGTATTCAAGGAAAATTTGAAGAAGCTGTCTTAGTGAAAGTTGCTGAGGTTGACCATTCACAAGGGCTAGCAAGATAGCGCCGAAATTGCTTTGTAATGCCGTCCGACGCTGTAGGTCTTTCAGCACCTTGTCAGGATCCGCATCACGACGAAGTTCCACAACAACCCGCATGCCATCACGGTCGCTTTCGTCTCGGACGTCTACGACGCCGCCGATTTTCCCACCATTGACCAACTCAGCTAGTTTTTCAATCCAACCAGCTTTGTTGAGTTGATATGGTAGTTCGGTAACAACAACAGCATTACGTTTGTGTCTTCCTTTGCCGAGTTGTATTTCTTCGGTATGGGCTACACCTCGCATAGGGATGCTGCCACGACCATAGAGATAGGTGTCCTGTAACCCTGAACTGAGTAGCACTTCTCCACCCGTTGGAAAGTCCGGGCCGGGTATCAATTGTAGAAGTTGTTCGTCGCTAAGATCAGGTTTGTGAATTAGAGCGATGAGACCTTCTACCACTTCACTCAAATTGTGTGGTGGAATGCTCGTCGCCATGCCAACGGCGATGCCCGAACAGCCATTCAACAATAAAAATGGGAGTTGTGCTGGAATTACCG comes from the Synechococcus sp. M16CYN genome and includes:
- the purF gene encoding amidophosphoribosyltransferase, whose product is MCGIIGISCVDSVNQQIYDDLLLLQHRGQDSAGIVTMDNYTFHLHKARGSVREAFRTRDMRKLFGNVGIGHVRYATRGAAASDEEVQPFYVNAPYGITFVHNGNLTNTHQLEQDLFKVDRRHTNSSSDTEMLLNVLATEIQSCLTGKDLSPDQLFDAVGLLHQRVQGSYAAIALIAGHGLLAFRDPCGIRPLILGQRKSEKGRDEWIVASESLVLENSGYQIVRDVNPGEAIFIDNDANLYQRQCSKNSKLIPCAFEYVYLARPDSVMNGISVYGSRLRMGDLLAKTIIQSLPKGDIDVVMPIPDSARPSAMQVAKKLGIEYREGFYKNRYVGRTFIMPGQAERKKSVRQKLNVLGTEFLGKNVLIVDDSIVRGTTSKEIVQMARLAGANKVTFTSAAPPVRYPNVYGINMPTRTELLAHGRTVDEIADLLAADHVVYQTREDLKKSIIKDSDIKDLEMSCFDGRYISGDIDEDYFIWLEKHCNS
- a CDS encoding DNA topoisomerase (ATP-hydrolyzing); translation: MAEERIQPTALHQEMQRSYLEYAMSVIVGRALPDARDGLKPVQRRILYAMQELGLTPDRPYRKCARVVGDVLGKYHPHGDQAVYDALVRLVQTFTSRHPLLDGHGNFGSVDDDPPAAMRYTETRLTPIAHHALLEEISDNTVEFISNFDGSQQEPTVIPAQLPFLLLNGCSGIAVGMATSIPPHNLSEVVEGLIALIHKPDLSDEQLLQLIPGPDFPTGGEVLLSSGLQDTYLYGRGSIPMRGVAHTEEIQLGKGRHKRNAVVVTELPYQLNKAGWIEKLAELVNGGKIGGVVDVRDESDRDGMRVVVELRRDADPDKVLKDLQRRTALQSNFGAILLALVNGQPQQLSLRQLLQIFLEYRELTLIRRTSHFLSKTESRLKIVDGLITALNNLQAVVAMIQEVNDANSARANLMVRLELTESQADAVLAMPLRRLTGLEREDLRKELNSLRGKQEHFKLLLENRDQLLDTMVRELRTLQKRFTTPRRTRLIEGGDALMAEQAANQRPNTEALRQQALAALPGDGRLLIQADGQVRIVTPQVLGRLRLSDPCPVGNAPSPARIILPIEPSPRLLAISANGRVALVRWEFAGQQPGALKRFLPSGLERDSVVAITPLPNQDSSGLSLGLLSSDGRFKRLPLTEVLDLSGRATSVVKLKDGVQLKSAMICHEHQDLLLISDIGRALRLPINEATLPLMGRLAQGPMTMRLLPDEHLVGALILIESTFVVISREGRISRITLSPQRLSQRGDLGSIAVLLNDDKDRVVGIAEAGNLVNVVSSEQRHGRINSMSLTESKPGNYFSDQLKLHKNEKIINLLNTIESI